A single region of the Leptothrix cholodnii SP-6 genome encodes:
- a CDS encoding diguanylate cyclase domain-containing protein produces the protein MSSAPHVEVSSLWPPTGTLSAIPAQQADRQRVEMLVLQAVQAQPWLMWLIAALGAWVLSSLAMWLSRFPGQVASLWYMNVWGLALLLPVPRRQWPGLLLALALGNLAANLAFGDSLLEALRYLPPNLIEMLLGAWLLRGSESYRRIASSPVDGLKVLLRGSLLPVLAGSATAVLTLGWQDDTPLFRIALTWFESTLVGSVTLLPLVLAVLAAERGAVRRDFADPRAWAFALVSVGVGVFCLLQLPFPFVYLTLPLVLAAVQLRFMAVAALVWLMAMVVGTLIAQGLFVAPPQTAYWQQLLVYAPLLAALLPPLLLAAAVEQARNHHGELSRSRERLRTLYERTPAMMVSTDPDGRLLSVSRLWLERMGLRRDDVIGRKLVDFLAAESRRRTLTRTWPDLLAAGRCRDVEYRLMRSDGQRIDVLLSATTERDADGRITRTHAVLEDITRKRLAEELEAEHERSKVTLESIADAVITSDPQGRILYLNPVAVTMIGQPEEQVRGRLYGEVLRRRDVETGAELPDPVALCLHQRKRLALPQRVRLAHAEGSEHVVQESVSPMFAAGGQLIGAVAVMHDVTEAHQLALKLAHRAQHDVLTGLPNRLLLHDRLHQGLQLARRNRTVLALMFFDLDRFKAVNDSHGHATGDELLCQVADRLLKQLRATDTACRLGGDEFVVLLSQVEQASDAGDVATHLLEALCKPYQLGKHQADISASIGIACFPQDGTDEATLMRNADAAMYQAKQQGRNRVVFFKRPD, from the coding sequence ATGAGCAGCGCGCCGCATGTCGAGGTCAGCAGCCTCTGGCCTCCCACCGGCACGTTGTCGGCCATCCCCGCACAGCAGGCCGACCGCCAGCGCGTCGAGATGCTCGTGCTGCAGGCGGTGCAGGCGCAGCCCTGGCTGATGTGGCTGATCGCCGCGCTGGGCGCCTGGGTGCTGTCGTCGCTGGCGATGTGGCTGTCGCGCTTTCCCGGCCAGGTGGCCTCGCTCTGGTACATGAACGTGTGGGGCCTGGCGCTGCTGCTGCCGGTGCCGCGGCGCCAGTGGCCGGGCCTCCTGCTGGCCCTGGCCCTCGGCAATCTGGCGGCCAACCTGGCGTTCGGCGACAGCCTGCTGGAGGCGTTGCGCTACCTGCCGCCCAACCTGATCGAGATGCTGCTCGGCGCCTGGCTGCTGCGGGGCAGCGAGTCCTATCGGCGCATCGCGTCCAGCCCGGTCGACGGCCTGAAGGTGCTGCTGCGCGGCAGCTTGCTGCCGGTGCTGGCGGGGTCGGCGACCGCCGTGCTGACGCTCGGCTGGCAGGACGATACGCCGCTGTTTCGCATCGCCCTGACCTGGTTCGAGAGCACGCTGGTCGGTTCGGTCACCTTGCTGCCGCTGGTGCTGGCCGTGCTGGCCGCCGAGCGGGGCGCCGTGCGACGCGACTTTGCCGATCCGCGCGCCTGGGCCTTTGCCCTGGTGAGTGTCGGCGTCGGCGTGTTCTGTCTGCTGCAGCTGCCGTTTCCGTTCGTCTATCTCACGCTGCCGCTGGTGCTGGCTGCGGTGCAGCTGCGCTTCATGGCGGTGGCCGCGCTGGTCTGGCTGATGGCGATGGTGGTGGGCACGCTGATCGCGCAAGGGCTGTTCGTCGCGCCGCCGCAGACGGCCTACTGGCAGCAGCTGCTGGTCTATGCGCCGCTGCTGGCGGCCTTGTTGCCGCCCTTGCTGCTGGCCGCCGCGGTCGAGCAGGCGCGCAACCACCACGGCGAACTCTCGCGCAGCCGCGAGCGCCTGCGCACGCTCTACGAGCGCACGCCCGCGATGATGGTGTCGACCGATCCGGACGGCCGCCTGCTGAGCGTGAGCCGGCTCTGGCTCGAGCGCATGGGGTTGCGGCGCGACGATGTCATCGGTCGCAAGCTGGTCGACTTCCTGGCGGCCGAATCACGCCGCCGCACGCTCACCCGCACCTGGCCCGATCTGCTGGCCGCCGGGCGCTGCCGCGACGTCGAGTACCGCCTGATGCGCAGCGACGGCCAGCGCATCGACGTGCTGCTGTCGGCCACCACCGAGCGCGACGCCGACGGCCGCATCACGCGCACCCACGCGGTGCTCGAGGACATCACCCGCAAGCGCCTGGCCGAGGAGCTGGAGGCCGAGCACGAGCGCAGCAAGGTCACGCTCGAGAGCATCGCCGACGCGGTGATCACCAGCGATCCGCAGGGCCGCATCCTCTATCTCAACCCGGTGGCCGTGACCATGATCGGCCAGCCCGAGGAGCAGGTGCGCGGCCGGCTCTATGGCGAGGTGCTGCGCCGCCGTGATGTCGAGACCGGCGCCGAACTGCCCGACCCGGTCGCCCTGTGCCTGCACCAGCGCAAGCGCCTGGCCTTGCCGCAGCGTGTGCGGCTGGCCCATGCCGAAGGCAGCGAGCACGTGGTGCAGGAGTCGGTCTCGCCGATGTTCGCCGCGGGCGGGCAGCTGATCGGCGCGGTGGCGGTGATGCACGACGTGACCGAAGCGCACCAGCTGGCGCTCAAGCTCGCGCACCGCGCGCAGCACGACGTGCTGACCGGCCTGCCGAATCGCCTGCTGCTGCACGACCGGCTGCACCAGGGCCTGCAACTGGCGCGCCGCAACCGCACCGTGCTGGCGCTGATGTTCTTTGACCTGGACCGCTTCAAGGCCGTCAACGACAGCCACGGGCACGCCACCGGCGACGAACTGCTGTGCCAGGTGGCCGATCGCCTGCTCAAGCAGCTGCGTGCCACCGACACTGCCTGCCGGCTCGGCGGCGACGAGTTCGTGGTGCTGCTGTCGCAGGTCGAGCAGGCGAGCGACGCCGGCGACGTGGCGACGCACCTGCTCGAAGCGCTGTGCAAGCCGTATCAGCTGGGCAAGCACCAGGCCGACATCAGCGCGAGCATCGGCATCGCGTGTTTCCCGCAGGACGGCACCGACGAGGCCACCCTGATGCGCAACGCCGATGCGGCCATGTACCAAGCCAAGCAGCAGGGCCGCAACCGGGTGGTGTTCTTCAAGCGGCCCGATTGA
- a CDS encoding M3 family metallopeptidase, protein MNHSNPLLNAGALPAFDAIRPEHVGPAIDTLLAQAEAALEAAVSEQTPAEYEALSRVLSVPTERLGRAWGAVGHLKGVMDTPELRAAFNDKLPAITDFYTRLGADERLYAKYKAVAASPAAAQLNKARQQELKHSLRDFVLGGAELQGEAKTRHAQIQEEQALLSQKFSEHVLDATDGYALFVSTDELAGVPADVLSATRAAAEKDGRDGHKLTLHMPAYLPVMQYADDRTVRECLYTAYVTRACETGPAERDNSAVMADILRLRHEEAALLGYANYAELSLVPKMAHDPKQVTDFLRDLARRARPFAERDLAELREFAARELGLADLQSWDSAYASEKLKEARYAFSDQAVKQYFTEPKVLAGLFRIIETLFEVAIRPDSAPVWHESVRFYRIERAGALVGQFYLDPYARPGKRPGAWMDDVRGRWLRPDDGQLQTPVAHLVCNFTAPADGKPALLTHDEVQTLFHEFGHGLHHMLTQVDELGVSGISGVEWDAVELPSQFMENFCWEWEVLQQLTAHIDSGEPLPRELFDKMTAAKNFQSGMQTLRQVEFSLFDMLLHAEPGAAGRIQQVVDAVRNEVAVMKPPAFNRFQHTFSHIFAGGYAAGYYSYKWAEVLSADAWGAFEEEGLFNADTGRRYRQEILEAGSARDAIDNFKAFRGREPSIDALLRHQGMAA, encoded by the coding sequence ATGAACCACTCCAACCCCTTGCTGAACGCGGGCGCCCTGCCCGCCTTCGATGCGATCCGTCCCGAACACGTCGGCCCCGCGATCGACACGCTGCTGGCGCAGGCTGAAGCCGCGCTCGAAGCCGCCGTGAGCGAGCAGACGCCGGCCGAATACGAGGCGCTGTCGCGCGTGCTGTCGGTACCGACCGAGCGGCTGGGCCGGGCCTGGGGCGCGGTCGGCCACCTCAAGGGCGTGATGGACACGCCCGAGCTGCGCGCCGCGTTCAACGACAAGCTGCCGGCGATCACCGACTTCTACACCCGCCTGGGTGCCGACGAGCGGCTCTACGCCAAGTACAAGGCGGTCGCGGCCAGCCCGGCTGCGGCGCAGCTGAACAAGGCCCGTCAGCAGGAGCTCAAGCACAGCCTGCGCGACTTCGTGCTCGGTGGCGCCGAGCTGCAGGGCGAGGCCAAGACACGCCACGCGCAGATCCAGGAAGAGCAGGCGCTGCTGTCGCAGAAGTTCTCCGAACACGTGCTCGACGCCACCGACGGCTACGCGCTGTTCGTCAGCACCGACGAACTGGCCGGCGTGCCCGCCGACGTGTTGAGTGCCACCCGCGCCGCAGCCGAGAAAGACGGCCGCGACGGCCACAAGCTGACGCTGCACATGCCGGCCTACCTGCCGGTGATGCAGTACGCCGACGACCGCACCGTGCGCGAGTGCCTGTACACCGCCTACGTCACGCGTGCCTGCGAAACCGGCCCGGCCGAGCGCGACAACAGCGCCGTGATGGCCGACATCCTGCGCCTGCGCCACGAAGAGGCCGCGCTGCTGGGCTACGCCAACTACGCCGAGCTGTCGCTGGTGCCCAAGATGGCGCACGACCCGAAGCAGGTCACCGATTTCCTGCGCGACCTGGCGCGCCGCGCGCGGCCGTTTGCCGAGCGCGATCTGGCCGAACTGCGCGAGTTCGCTGCCCGTGAACTGGGACTGGCCGATCTGCAATCCTGGGACAGCGCCTACGCCAGCGAGAAGCTCAAGGAGGCGCGTTATGCCTTCAGCGACCAGGCCGTCAAGCAGTACTTCACCGAGCCCAAGGTGCTGGCCGGGCTGTTCCGCATCATCGAGACGCTGTTCGAGGTGGCGATCCGCCCCGACAGCGCGCCGGTGTGGCACGAGTCGGTGCGCTTCTACCGCATCGAGCGCGCAGGCGCTCTGGTCGGTCAGTTCTACCTCGACCCCTACGCGCGCCCCGGCAAGCGCCCGGGCGCCTGGATGGACGACGTGCGCGGCCGCTGGCTGCGCCCCGACGACGGCCAGCTGCAGACGCCGGTGGCGCACCTGGTGTGCAACTTCACCGCGCCCGCCGACGGCAAGCCCGCGCTGCTGACGCACGACGAGGTGCAGACGCTGTTCCACGAGTTCGGCCACGGCCTGCACCACATGCTCACGCAGGTGGACGAGCTGGGCGTGTCGGGCATCAGCGGTGTCGAGTGGGACGCGGTCGAGCTGCCGAGCCAGTTCATGGAGAACTTCTGCTGGGAGTGGGAGGTGCTGCAGCAGCTGACCGCCCACATCGACAGCGGCGAGCCGCTGCCGCGCGAGCTGTTCGACAAGATGACCGCCGCCAAGAACTTCCAGAGCGGCATGCAGACGCTGCGGCAGGTGGAGTTCTCGCTGTTCGACATGCTGCTGCACGCCGAGCCCGGCGCCGCCGGTCGCATCCAGCAGGTCGTCGACGCGGTACGCAACGAGGTGGCGGTGATGAAGCCGCCCGCGTTCAACCGCTTCCAGCACACCTTCTCGCACATCTTCGCGGGCGGCTACGCGGCCGGCTACTACAGCTACAAGTGGGCCGAGGTGCTGAGCGCCGACGCCTGGGGTGCGTTCGAGGAAGAAGGCCTGTTCAACGCCGACACCGGCCGGCGCTACCGGCAGGAAATCCTCGAAGCCGGCAGCGCCCGCGATGCGATCGACAACTTCAAGGCCTTCCGCGGCCGCGAGCCCAGCATCGACGCACTGCTGCGCCACCAGGGCATGGCCGCCTGA
- the folD gene encoding bifunctional methylenetetrahydrofolate dehydrogenase/methenyltetrahydrofolate cyclohydrolase FolD: protein MTAQLIDGNALSRQIRAEVAQRAAALTEGGHRPGLAVILVGENPASAVYVRNKVKACADAGLHSVLEKYEATMTEAELLARIDALNNDPTIHGILVQLPLPGHIDDHAVIEAISPLKDVDGFHVASAGALMVGETGFKACTPYGCMKMLESIGMKDLRGKHAVVIGRSNIVGKPMAMMLLAANATVTVCHSGTADLGHHTRQADVVVAAVGKRNVLTAEMVKPGAVVIDVGMNRNDEGKLCGDVDFDGVKEVASWITPVPGGVGPMTITMLLVNTIEAAERAAAQRA from the coding sequence ATGACCGCACAACTGATCGACGGCAATGCGCTGTCCCGCCAGATCCGCGCCGAAGTGGCGCAACGCGCCGCCGCGCTGACCGAAGGCGGCCACCGCCCCGGCCTGGCGGTGATCCTGGTGGGCGAGAACCCGGCCAGCGCGGTCTACGTGCGCAACAAGGTCAAGGCCTGCGCCGACGCCGGCCTGCATTCGGTGCTCGAGAAATACGAGGCGACGATGACCGAGGCCGAGCTGCTGGCCCGCATCGACGCGCTCAACAACGACCCGACCATCCACGGCATCCTGGTGCAGCTGCCGCTGCCCGGGCACATCGACGACCACGCGGTGATCGAGGCGATCTCGCCGCTCAAGGACGTCGACGGCTTCCACGTCGCCAGCGCCGGCGCGCTGATGGTCGGTGAAACGGGCTTCAAGGCCTGCACGCCCTACGGCTGCATGAAGATGCTCGAATCGATCGGCATGAAAGACCTGCGCGGCAAACACGCCGTGGTGATCGGGCGCAGCAACATCGTCGGCAAGCCGATGGCGATGATGCTGCTGGCGGCCAACGCCACCGTCACGGTCTGCCACAGCGGTACCGCCGATCTGGGCCATCACACGCGCCAGGCCGACGTGGTGGTGGCCGCGGTCGGCAAGCGCAACGTGCTGACCGCCGAGATGGTCAAGCCCGGCGCGGTGGTGATCGACGTCGGCATGAACCGCAACGATGAAGGCAAGCTCTGCGGCGACGTCGATTTCGACGGCGTCAAGGAGGTCGCGAGCTGGATCACCCCCGTGCCGGGCGGGGTCGGCCCGATGACCATCACAATGCTGCTGGTCAACACGATCGAAGCGGCCGAACGGGCCGCCGCCCAACGCGCATGA
- a CDS encoding response regulator transcription factor — MSLIPKKGTVYIVDDDEAVRDSLQWLLEGKDYRVKCFDSAEAFLSRFDPREVACLIADIRMDGMTGLELQDRLLERKSPLPIVFITGHGDVPMAVTTMKKGAEDFIEKPFKEDELVTLVERMLDRARSSFSHYQEQASRDALLARLTTREAQVLERIVAGRLNKQIADDLGISIKTVEAHRANIMEKLNANTVADLLKIALGAAAKV, encoded by the coding sequence ATGAGCCTGATTCCGAAAAAGGGGACGGTCTATATCGTCGACGATGACGAAGCCGTCAGAGATTCGCTGCAGTGGCTGCTCGAGGGCAAGGACTATCGCGTCAAGTGCTTCGACTCGGCCGAGGCCTTCCTGTCGCGCTTCGACCCGCGCGAGGTGGCCTGCCTGATCGCCGACATCCGCATGGACGGCATGACCGGCCTCGAACTGCAGGATCGCCTGCTCGAGCGCAAGAGCCCGCTGCCGATCGTCTTCATCACCGGCCACGGTGACGTGCCGATGGCGGTCACGACGATGAAGAAGGGCGCCGAGGACTTCATCGAGAAACCCTTCAAGGAAGACGAGCTGGTGACCCTGGTCGAGCGCATGCTCGACCGCGCCCGCAGCAGCTTCTCGCACTACCAGGAACAGGCCAGCCGCGACGCCCTGCTGGCGCGCCTGACCACCCGCGAGGCCCAGGTGCTCGAGCGCATCGTCGCCGGCCGTCTCAACAAGCAGATCGCCGACGACCTGGGCATCAGCATCAAGACGGTCGAGGCGCACCGCGCCAACATCATGGAAAAGCTCAACGCCAACACGGTGGCCGACCTGCTCAAGATCGCGCTCGGAGCCGCCGCCAAGGTCTGA
- a CDS encoding PAS domain S-box protein has protein sequence MDTSSQTKRLHQAARSRPQRLFWTWWRRLSPSRQDRVATLAPLLSVLLFLAAIVAAFWYLRNEEVEREVESVKRDAELVQQQIRLRLIENQEQLVRIAREVMTRATDRDEFLSQSASLVRSRPEIVGISWLGSTQQVVARHVAPDLAAAMPRLAMPTTNQTGELGKPQATQVAFDDARELRLPVYSRPFRHDEHLIVFQVHVPLIDHGAFAGTLVAEYSIEALLRYFVPPDVSRRHVISLLDTNDNVLASTMASQPGRVRAKLIYDVAFAPVGHGTTLRGEGYRTSFGLIGNTLFWMVLSLSVLTVWMLLGTWRHMRRRLQIQGALVQETNFRRAMENSMLTGMRAMDQEGRITYVNPAFCAMTGFSEAELIGRLPPYPHWPHDRLEESNRLLQQELAGRSPAGGIEVRVLRRDGTQFDARMYVSPLIDARGQQTGWMTSMTNITEAKRIRDQLTASHERFTTVLEGLDAAVSVLSVQHGELLFANRSYRLWFGADAHWHAQLAGMQAANNSGGHVEDDVDGLSGLPTAELTDVSADTREVYVDSLQKWFDVRARYLQWTDGRLAQMLIATDITARRRMEELSAQQAERAQVTSRLVTMGEMASSVAHELNQPLAAIANYCSGIITRLKAGKLNDEELLGALEKTARQAHRAGQIIHRIRAFVKRSEPQRQAAHATDIVDDTLELAGIELRRRNVSLQTYVARRLPVLQVDPILIEQVLLNLIKNAAEAIDSAQMPPKRRNIELRVVPKHTPELGGVIEFSVTDTGPGLKEEVINRLYEAFFSTKTEGLGIGLSLCRSIIESHKGRIKAENLYNSETVVGCRFTVLLPVSAPLPMVLESNKSSEPS, from the coding sequence ATGGATACCAGTTCTCAGACAAAACGCTTGCACCAAGCGGCTCGCAGCCGACCCCAGCGGCTGTTCTGGACGTGGTGGCGACGCCTGTCACCGTCACGTCAGGATCGCGTGGCTACTTTGGCGCCGCTGCTGTCGGTGCTGCTGTTCCTGGCCGCGATCGTCGCGGCGTTCTGGTACTTGCGCAATGAGGAAGTCGAGCGGGAAGTCGAGTCGGTCAAGCGCGACGCCGAACTGGTGCAGCAGCAGATCCGCCTGCGCCTGATCGAGAACCAGGAACAGCTGGTGCGCATCGCGCGCGAGGTCATGACACGCGCCACCGACCGCGACGAATTCCTGTCGCAGAGCGCGAGCCTGGTGCGCAGCCGCCCGGAGATCGTCGGCATCAGCTGGCTCGGCTCGACCCAGCAGGTGGTGGCGCGCCACGTGGCGCCCGACCTCGCGGCGGCGATGCCGCGCCTGGCCATGCCCACCACCAATCAGACCGGCGAGCTCGGCAAGCCGCAGGCCACCCAGGTGGCGTTCGACGACGCCCGCGAGCTGCGCCTGCCGGTCTACTCGCGGCCGTTCCGGCACGACGAGCACCTGATCGTGTTCCAGGTGCACGTGCCGCTGATCGACCACGGCGCCTTCGCCGGCACGCTGGTGGCCGAGTATTCGATCGAGGCGCTGCTGCGCTATTTCGTGCCGCCCGACGTCTCGCGCCGCCACGTCATCAGCCTGCTCGACACCAACGACAACGTGCTCGCCAGCACCATGGCCAGCCAGCCCGGGCGGGTGCGCGCCAAGCTGATCTACGACGTCGCGTTCGCCCCGGTCGGCCACGGCACCACGCTGCGCGGCGAGGGCTACCGCACCTCGTTCGGGCTGATCGGCAACACGCTGTTCTGGATGGTGCTGTCGCTGTCGGTGCTGACCGTCTGGATGCTGCTGGGCACCTGGCGCCACATGCGCCGCCGGCTGCAGATCCAGGGCGCGCTGGTGCAGGAGACCAACTTCCGCCGGGCGATGGAAAACTCCATGCTGACGGGCATGCGGGCGATGGACCAGGAAGGCCGCATCACCTACGTCAACCCGGCCTTCTGCGCGATGACCGGCTTCAGCGAGGCCGAGCTGATCGGCCGCCTGCCGCCCTACCCGCACTGGCCGCACGACCGCCTCGAGGAGAGCAACCGCCTGCTGCAGCAGGAACTCGCCGGCCGCAGCCCGGCCGGGGGCATCGAGGTGCGCGTGCTGCGCCGCGACGGCACGCAGTTCGACGCCCGCATGTACGTGTCGCCGCTGATCGACGCGCGCGGCCAGCAGACCGGCTGGATGACCTCGATGACCAACATCACCGAGGCCAAGCGCATCCGCGACCAGCTGACCGCCTCGCACGAACGCTTCACCACCGTGCTCGAAGGGCTGGACGCGGCGGTCTCGGTGCTGTCGGTGCAGCACGGCGAGCTGCTGTTCGCCAACCGCTCGTACCGGCTGTGGTTCGGCGCCGACGCGCACTGGCATGCCCAGCTGGCCGGCATGCAGGCCGCCAACAACAGCGGCGGCCATGTCGAGGACGATGTCGACGGCCTGTCGGGCCTGCCGACCGCCGAACTCACCGACGTGAGCGCCGACACCCGCGAGGTCTACGTCGACTCGCTGCAGAAGTGGTTCGACGTGCGCGCCCGCTACCTGCAGTGGACCGACGGCCGGCTGGCGCAGATGCTGATCGCCACCGACATCACCGCGCGCCGCCGCATGGAAGAGCTCTCGGCCCAGCAGGCCGAACGCGCCCAGGTGACGAGCCGGCTGGTGACGATGGGCGAGATGGCGTCGTCGGTGGCGCACGAACTGAACCAGCCGCTGGCAGCGATCGCCAACTACTGCAGCGGCATCATCACGCGACTGAAGGCGGGCAAGCTCAACGACGAGGAACTGCTCGGCGCACTCGAGAAGACCGCCCGCCAGGCGCACCGCGCCGGCCAGATCATCCACCGCATCCGCGCCTTCGTGAAACGCAGCGAGCCGCAGCGCCAGGCCGCGCACGCCACCGACATCGTCGACGACACGCTCGAGCTCGCCGGCATCGAGCTGCGCCGGCGCAACGTCTCGCTGCAGACCTATGTGGCGCGGCGCCTGCCGGTGCTGCAGGTCGACCCGATCCTGATCGAGCAGGTGCTGCTCAACCTGATCAAGAACGCCGCCGAGGCGATCGACAGCGCCCAGATGCCGCCCAAGCGTCGCAACATCGAGCTGCGCGTGGTGCCCAAGCACACGCCCGAACTCGGGGGCGTGATCGAGTTCAGCGTGACCGATACCGGCCCCGGTCTGAAAGAGGAAGTGATCAATCGGCTCTACGAAGCCTTCTTCTCGACCAAGACCGAAGGCCTGGGCATCGGGCTGTCCCTGTGCCGCTCGATCATCGAGTCGCACAAGGGCAGGATCAAGGCGGAGAACCTCTACAATTCCGAGACCGTGGTGGGCTGTCGTTTCACCGTGCTGCTGCCCGTGAGCGCACCGTTGCCGATGGTCCTCGAGTCCAACAAATCCAGCGAGCCTTCATGA